The following coding sequences lie in one Oceanispirochaeta sp. genomic window:
- a CDS encoding sensor histidine kinase: protein MSPPRPVKALLLIFLAFHSFSLFSDEQNLDSRNDRPQILLLHSYHQGYHWTENITRGVREVLGEEAVIHVEFMDSKRYSEDDYLQVFKELMRIKSASMQYDLIICADDNALEFMKSNRDDFYGPIPLVFCGINFFQPESLAGFYNVTGISEESDFSKNLDLIRQLYPNRTNLVCILDETVTGKSIRTNLDAVLNDYKDDFTSIEVWSDISMADMLRDLNLLGEDFVVFLLPFQRDNLGKFFEYDISTQLISQAAAVPVFGSWDFQFSHGIIGGYLLQGIDQGRDAGQRALRILKGELAESIPITAETSQSPMFDLTKLLQFSLSLKYLPKGSIIINQPDNFFYRYSTEVTIVLVVFSILLLLVIQLFSNILKRRKSEEALKQLNLSLNNRVDQRTQELEYTNSSLKETLEKLQDTQKELIRKERLAALGSLVSGVAHEINTPLGVSITTSSSMEDVIRKLQKQVIEDSLTKENMDDFIARLHDGSRLLGKNLKKAADFIENFKKLSFDEMESKCLSFELKDYIQEITRTHAIQFNNKHIKVQLLGEEIEVYSYPDSFYYIINNLLINSLVHGFDSPREDSLISITLSLKEGKTGMIEYKDNGKGIPVSIREHMFEPFTTTGRSEGKTGLGLYIVFKTIKERLGGAIEYMPPPEDSESGGSCFRIYFPINISMDNCW from the coding sequence ATGAGCCCTCCCAGACCCGTAAAAGCTTTGTTATTGATCTTCCTGGCATTCCATTCCTTTTCTCTTTTTTCAGACGAACAGAACCTGGATTCCCGTAATGACAGACCCCAGATACTCCTGCTTCACTCGTATCATCAGGGATACCACTGGACGGAAAACATAACCCGGGGAGTCAGAGAAGTCCTGGGGGAAGAGGCAGTCATTCATGTTGAATTTATGGACAGTAAAAGATACAGCGAAGACGATTATCTCCAGGTTTTCAAGGAACTCATGAGGATTAAATCCGCAAGCATGCAGTATGATCTGATAATCTGTGCCGACGACAATGCGCTGGAATTTATGAAATCCAACCGAGACGATTTTTACGGTCCCATCCCCCTTGTATTCTGCGGTATTAACTTCTTCCAACCCGAATCCCTTGCCGGATTTTACAATGTAACAGGTATCAGTGAAGAAAGTGATTTTTCAAAGAACCTGGACCTGATCAGACAACTCTACCCCAATAGAACTAATCTGGTTTGTATCCTGGATGAAACTGTTACAGGAAAGAGCATCAGGACAAATCTTGATGCTGTTCTTAACGATTATAAAGATGATTTTACCAGTATTGAGGTTTGGTCAGATATATCCATGGCTGATATGCTTCGGGATCTGAATCTTCTGGGAGAAGATTTTGTTGTATTCCTCCTACCCTTCCAGAGGGATAATCTGGGAAAATTCTTCGAGTACGATATCAGCACTCAACTCATATCTCAGGCTGCGGCAGTCCCCGTCTTCGGATCTTGGGATTTTCAATTCTCCCATGGGATTATCGGTGGATACCTCCTTCAAGGCATCGATCAGGGACGGGACGCAGGCCAGCGGGCCTTAAGAATTTTAAAGGGAGAATTGGCAGAGTCCATTCCTATAACAGCAGAAACCTCCCAAAGTCCCATGTTTGATCTTACAAAACTGCTTCAATTCTCGCTGAGCCTTAAATACCTGCCCAAGGGAAGCATCATTATAAATCAACCGGATAATTTCTTTTACCGCTACTCAACGGAAGTAACCATAGTCCTGGTCGTTTTCTCGATTTTACTGCTTCTTGTCATCCAGCTCTTCAGCAATATTCTAAAAAGAAGGAAAAGCGAAGAGGCTCTGAAACAGCTCAATTTGTCTCTCAACAACAGAGTGGACCAGAGAACCCAGGAACTCGAGTATACCAACAGCTCTCTCAAGGAAACTCTGGAAAAACTGCAGGACACACAAAAAGAATTGATCCGGAAAGAACGATTAGCCGCATTGGGATCTCTTGTGTCGGGGGTTGCCCATGAAATAAATACACCTCTGGGGGTGAGCATCACCACATCTTCCAGCATGGAAGATGTGATTCGAAAACTTCAGAAACAGGTCATTGAAGATTCTCTGACAAAGGAGAACATGGATGATTTTATCGCCAGGCTCCATGACGGCAGCCGTCTACTGGGTAAAAACCTTAAAAAGGCTGCCGATTTCATAGAAAATTTCAAAAAACTGTCTTTTGACGAGATGGAAAGCAAATGCCTCAGCTTCGAGTTGAAAGATTATATCCAGGAAATTACCAGAACCCATGCCATCCAGTTCAATAACAAGCATATTAAGGTTCAACTCCTGGGTGAAGAAATCGAGGTCTACTCCTATCCCGACAGCTTTTATTACATCATCAACAATTTACTGATCAACAGCCTGGTCCATGGGTTTGATTCCCCCCGGGAAGACAGTTTAATCAGCATAACTCTCAGTCTCAAGGAAGGAAAAACCGGCATGATCGAGTACAAGGATAATGGAAAGGGCATCCCTGTTTCTATAAGAGAACATATGTTTGAACCCTTTACCACCACCGGCCGGTCAGAGGGCAAAACCGGATTGGGCCTCTACATTGTGTTTAAGACAATCAAGGAGAGACTGGGAGGCGCCATTGAATACATGCCCCCTCCGGAAGATTCCGAAAGCGGGGGCAGCTGTTTCCGGATTTACTTTCCCATCAACATAAGTATGGACAATTGC
- a CDS encoding ABC-F family ATP-binding cassette domain-containing protein — protein sequence MSAFVQLSGISLAFGDRDILKNINMNLSRSSRVALAGANGSGKTTFMKVICGETEADGGDRSQSRNVRIGYLPQSGLRFRDRSLRDEVEQAYLHIRELETEREELAERLAHPDLSEKAMQNLAERHHDLQEQITASGYFEREAMIYRVLLGLGFLAEDLERETSTFSGGWQMRIALARILLEMPDILLLDEPTNYLDLEARDWLEEFLQRFPGGVLVVSHDRYFLDQVTKETAELFQGDLKIYKGNYSAYETRRKLELEQLEAAWKLQKEEIARLEDFVRRFRYSATKAAQAQSRVKMLEKMEIIELPSSMQRMHFHFPPPPHSGRKVMSLEGIGKAYGDHQVLKDVNLEIAKGDRLNLAGVNGAGKSTLMRIISGHDKDFTGNRRLGKDVKIGYFSQDQELVLDPNKSVLETLEEEAPIELIPKHRGMLGSFLFSDDDIYKKCAVLSGGEKNRLALLKLLLKPVNLLVMDEPTNHLDLTSKDVLLDAMNGYAGTLVFVSHDRYFIDQLAASVMELSPGKAEYFDGDYAYYRWKKDSSSPQNVTSSKDLESSGSQEDQGSAKVNREDDKKRKSEIRRLERSEAQLMEEIESCEADILKAQEDLGSPEVYSDAEKAKAMSQKITELETRQRELTKAWEQAAEEISALG from the coding sequence ATGAGCGCCTTTGTACAGTTGAGCGGAATTTCTCTGGCCTTCGGGGACAGGGATATTCTTAAAAATATTAATATGAACCTCTCCCGCTCCTCCCGGGTAGCCCTGGCAGGGGCAAATGGAAGCGGCAAGACAACCTTTATGAAGGTGATCTGCGGGGAAACCGAAGCCGACGGGGGAGACAGATCCCAGAGCCGGAACGTCCGGATCGGTTACCTTCCCCAATCGGGTCTGCGCTTCCGCGACCGGAGCCTCCGGGACGAGGTGGAACAGGCCTACCTTCATATCCGGGAACTGGAAACTGAGAGGGAGGAGCTGGCAGAACGCCTGGCTCACCCCGATCTAAGCGAAAAGGCCATGCAGAACCTGGCGGAAAGGCATCACGATCTTCAGGAACAGATCACCGCCAGCGGCTACTTTGAGAGAGAAGCCATGATCTACCGGGTCCTTCTGGGACTTGGATTCCTGGCAGAAGATCTGGAGCGGGAAACCTCCACATTTTCCGGTGGTTGGCAGATGCGGATCGCCCTGGCCCGGATACTCCTGGAGATGCCGGATATTCTGCTTCTGGATGAACCCACCAACTACCTGGACCTGGAAGCCAGGGACTGGCTGGAAGAATTCCTTCAGAGATTCCCCGGTGGAGTGCTGGTGGTTTCTCATGACCGTTATTTTCTCGATCAGGTGACAAAGGAAACGGCAGAACTCTTTCAGGGAGATCTGAAAATATACAAAGGAAATTATTCGGCCTATGAGACCCGACGGAAGCTGGAGCTGGAACAGCTGGAAGCGGCCTGGAAACTTCAGAAAGAAGAGATTGCCAGACTTGAAGATTTTGTACGGAGATTCCGTTATTCAGCAACCAAGGCGGCCCAGGCACAGAGCCGGGTCAAGATGCTGGAGAAAATGGAAATAATCGAACTCCCCAGCTCCATGCAGAGGATGCACTTTCACTTCCCCCCACCCCCCCATTCGGGACGGAAGGTCATGAGCCTGGAAGGAATAGGAAAAGCCTACGGAGACCATCAGGTTTTAAAGGATGTGAATCTTGAAATCGCCAAGGGAGACCGGCTGAACCTCGCCGGTGTGAATGGTGCGGGAAAGTCCACTCTGATGCGGATTATCAGCGGACATGACAAAGACTTTACAGGAAATCGCCGTCTGGGAAAGGATGTGAAGATCGGCTATTTCTCTCAGGATCAGGAACTGGTTCTGGATCCGAATAAAAGCGTACTGGAGACTCTGGAGGAAGAAGCGCCCATCGAACTGATCCCCAAACACCGGGGCATGCTGGGATCATTCCTTTTCTCGGATGATGATATTTACAAAAAATGTGCCGTTTTAAGCGGTGGAGAAAAGAACCGTCTGGCTCTTTTAAAGCTTCTACTGAAACCGGTGAATCTTCTTGTCATGGATGAACCTACCAACCACCTGGACCTCACGTCAAAAGATGTACTCCTGGATGCTATGAATGGATATGCGGGGACATTGGTCTTTGTCTCTCATGACCGCTATTTTATCGATCAACTGGCGGCGTCGGTGATGGAGCTGAGCCCGGGGAAAGCAGAATACTTTGACGGAGATTACGCCTACTACCGTTGGAAAAAAGACTCTTCCTCGCCTCAAAACGTGACTTCTTCTAAGGATTTGGAGTCATCAGGCTCTCAGGAGGACCAGGGTTCTGCCAAGGTCAACCGGGAAGATGATAAAAAACGCAAATCTGAAATCCGCCGGCTGGAGCGCAGCGAAGCCCAGTTAATGGAAGAGATTGAAAGTTGTGAGGCCGATATTCTAAAGGCTCAGGAAGATCTGGGAAGTCCCGAAGTGTATTCTGATGCAGAGAAGGCGAAGGCCATGAGTCAGAAGATAACTGAGTTGGAAACCAGACAGAGAGAATTGACAAAGGCCTGGGAGCAGGCGGCAGAAGAAATCTCAGCCCTGGGCTGA
- a CDS encoding SH3 domain-containing protein, with product MMKIKYRSRLLVLLIIIMATSFSCSRKLGYGVVLWSDQDGLSTGSLIEILEESRIRKSYILQIKDTRERFEIPLWRVRFFDKHSEAVDFAAAYEEFTPVYAFSNKQGLPMREKPDASSERVYKLRESQEIKVLGRGDLEEVGRFEGYWYTILTDDGVSGYVFDALLTVYSLNDQQEMVMQNQKKQDDPMLDIFFSTTWRPDTYQEMISRRQIDLALFRPEYGLFADLDAMTITLKTMDKEISSSFDKVTRIGANRYDFAGTSFRITVNSENFISVQYKYDGLELSQAYIRLSENVDTIIAREKERRAAMLQDFIDRGPEMSSQAYGTILFENAGRFTWIDKSSLISQQVFSVSAGNSGYVSFRNFPSEQIRSRYDGVITFNFESGETADFLYTMRDTGASLLYVDDRYIQDRVVNSDQFFSPIQMFFTFPDKISGLPLDDKAEGLPEAALPLQDAG from the coding sequence ATGATGAAAATAAAATACAGAAGCAGACTCCTTGTTCTGCTGATTATAATAATGGCGACCAGCTTCTCCTGTTCCCGCAAGCTGGGGTATGGGGTCGTGCTCTGGTCGGATCAGGATGGTCTGTCCACGGGTTCCCTGATTGAGATTTTAGAGGAGTCAAGAATCCGGAAGAGTTATATCCTCCAGATCAAGGATACCAGGGAGCGTTTTGAGATTCCCCTCTGGCGGGTCCGCTTCTTTGACAAGCACTCGGAGGCAGTGGATTTTGCGGCGGCCTATGAAGAATTCACTCCCGTTTATGCCTTTTCAAACAAGCAGGGTCTGCCTATGAGAGAGAAGCCCGATGCCTCCAGTGAGAGGGTATACAAGCTCCGGGAGAGTCAGGAAATCAAGGTCCTGGGCCGGGGAGATTTGGAAGAAGTGGGCCGGTTTGAGGGCTACTGGTATACCATCCTCACCGATGACGGGGTTTCAGGATATGTTTTTGATGCCCTGTTGACGGTCTACAGCCTGAACGATCAGCAGGAAATGGTGATGCAGAATCAGAAGAAACAGGACGATCCGATGCTGGATATCTTTTTCAGTACAACCTGGCGTCCCGATACCTACCAGGAGATGATCAGCCGGCGCCAGATTGACCTGGCCCTGTTCCGCCCGGAATATGGCCTTTTTGCCGACCTGGATGCCATGACCATCACCCTGAAAACAATGGACAAGGAAATCAGCTCTTCCTTTGATAAAGTGACCCGCATCGGTGCAAACCGCTATGACTTTGCAGGAACCAGCTTCCGCATCACCGTCAACTCGGAAAATTTTATCAGTGTCCAGTACAAATATGACGGCTTGGAACTGAGCCAGGCCTATATCAGGCTTTCAGAAAATGTAGACACCATCATAGCCCGGGAAAAAGAGCGTCGTGCGGCGATGCTCCAGGACTTTATAGACCGGGGTCCTGAGATGTCCAGCCAGGCCTATGGCACGATCCTCTTCGAAAATGCCGGACGCTTTACCTGGATAGACAAGTCCTCACTCATCAGCCAGCAGGTCTTCAGTGTATCCGCAGGAAACAGCGGGTATGTGAGCTTTAGAAACTTCCCCTCCGAGCAGATCAGAAGCCGATACGACGGTGTGATTACCTTTAACTTTGAAAGCGGTGAGACCGCCGACTTCCTCTATACCATGAGGGACACAGGAGCCAGCCTGCTCTATGTGGATGACCGCTATATACAAGACCGAGTGGTGAATAGCGACCAGTTCTTCAGTCCGATTCAGATGTTTTTCACCTTCCCCGACAAGATTTCCGGACTTCCTTTGGATGACAAGGCGGAAGGATTGCCTGAGGCGGCCCTCCCCCTCCAGGATGCGGGCTGA
- a CDS encoding ROK family protein: MNQDQYYAALDIGAGRGAKIAFFTLDGKIASETLLGVEDYSLNFEDFAVTLSDRIKKAVPENGKILSIGISSAGILNSDGGFQLFVNCARYNGYNIRKAMEEAFDLPVAIDNDANTGALAEWSVLRMELLYWVFGGGWGGAWVSEDGRILHSAHDWDGQDSSLHYTNEPGYAIPLSKHRLRLLFLEVGASYELFEQYLTEDPDLSETVLLGPGGSADSLRAEVILSGPGRCRLFRALVGDDTFYERFLDIHELSQINDPSIAGKHISKLSNMRVESAINTDRLYGKILAEAAKIMLKTGAADGLREDLPIFLGGKPSYALPYFGPSCQRVLGKMGIMSYLRPSVLDEKNLNANLVGACVLAKRAYETR; the protein is encoded by the coding sequence ATGAATCAAGATCAATACTACGCCGCCCTGGACATCGGAGCCGGACGGGGCGCCAAAATAGCCTTTTTTACACTGGATGGAAAAATAGCTTCAGAAACCCTGTTGGGGGTTGAGGATTACAGCCTCAATTTTGAAGATTTTGCCGTCACCCTGTCAGACAGGATCAAAAAAGCCGTGCCTGAAAACGGTAAAATCCTGTCTATCGGAATCTCCTCGGCGGGAATCCTCAACTCTGACGGAGGGTTTCAGCTTTTTGTCAACTGTGCCCGATACAACGGATATAACATCCGCAAGGCCATGGAAGAAGCCTTTGATCTTCCCGTAGCCATCGACAACGATGCCAATACAGGCGCCCTGGCCGAATGGTCTGTCCTCAGGATGGAGCTCCTTTACTGGGTCTTCGGCGGAGGCTGGGGAGGAGCCTGGGTCAGTGAAGACGGCCGGATTCTCCACTCTGCCCATGACTGGGACGGACAGGATTCCTCTCTTCATTACACCAACGAACCGGGTTATGCCATCCCCCTGTCCAAACACCGGCTCAGACTCCTCTTTCTGGAAGTCGGGGCGTCTTATGAACTCTTTGAGCAGTACCTCACGGAAGACCCGGATCTCTCCGAGACGGTCCTTTTAGGACCAGGGGGCAGTGCGGACAGCCTCAGGGCAGAAGTCATACTCTCCGGACCCGGACGCTGCCGCCTCTTCCGCGCTTTAGTGGGAGATGACACCTTCTACGAACGTTTTCTTGATATTCATGAGCTCTCTCAGATCAATGACCCCAGTATTGCGGGAAAGCACATCAGCAAGCTCTCCAATATGAGAGTGGAAAGCGCTATCAATACGGACCGGCTCTATGGAAAGATTCTGGCTGAAGCCGCCAAGATCATGCTTAAAACCGGAGCCGCTGACGGATTGAGGGAAGACCTTCCCATCTTTTTGGGGGGCAAACCCAGTTACGCTCTGCCCTATTTCGGTCCTTCCTGTCAGAGGGTTCTGGGAAAAATGGGCATCATGAGTTACCTCCGCCCCTCCGTGCTGGATGAGAAAAACCTCAACGCCAACCTGGTGGGGGCCTGTGTGCTGGCAAAAAGGGCTTATGAGACCCGTTGA